From the genome of Bubalus bubalis isolate 160015118507 breed Murrah chromosome 2, NDDB_SH_1, whole genome shotgun sequence, one region includes:
- the MDH1B gene encoding putative malate dehydrogenase 1B isoform X2 yields MAKFVLAGRADCPYYAKAELLADYLQKNLPDFQIHKITQHPDVWEEWLKDLCKKNRWSHNKSPIIWRELLDRGGKGLLLGGYNEFLEHAQLYYGVTSSMTTELMKRVAQENLETHIEKELEKESLKGLVNPLQVWITSASSLACYHLIPILTSGEVFGPQMEININLFDNKHTEEKLISHKQEAEDLASPCLQSVSICTQAEEAFYGAHVIIILDDHVDKEIYSLEDCIRRKAPLCQLYGSLIEKNAHNFAKIIVGGKTFVNLKTALLMKYAPTFARNIIAVALGVEGQAKAALARKLKITPSCIKDVIIWGNISGNNYVDLRKAKVYRYESAIWGPPHYSRPVLSLLFDREWVNREFVVSLKTLTATGRQFGGMLAAHSIATTLKYWCHGSPPGEIVSLGVLSEGQFGIPKGIVFSMPVKFENGTWVVLTDLKNTEISQQVVTRMANDLIQEQLVALGELANFQPYQSDLSREEHQSLTWLLFSPSVVSDSEIP; encoded by the exons ATGGCCAAATTCGTGCTCGCGG GTAGAGCAGATTGCCCATATTATGCGAAAGCAGAACTTCTGGCAGATTATTTACAAAAGAATCTTCCTGATTTCCAGATACATAAAATTACACAACATCCTGATGTTTGGGAG GAGTGGCTGAAAGATTTGTGCAAAAAGAATAGGTGGAGTCACAACAAGTCCCCTATCATCTGGAGAGAGCTGTTGGATCGTGGAGGAAAGGGTTTGCTTTTGGGAGGATATAACGAGTTCCTAGAACATGCCCAG CTTTACTATGGTGTCACCTCTAGCATGACAACTGAGCTGATGAAGAGAGTTGCTCAAGAAAACCTGGAGACACATATAGAAAAAGAGCTGGAGAAGGAATCCCTGAAAGGTCTTGTTAACCCCTTGCAGGTCTGGATCACCAG tGCATCATCTCTTGCCTGCTACCATCTAATTCCCATCTTGACAAGTGGTGAAGTGTTTGGACCACAAATGGAAATCAACATAAACCTATTTGACAATAAGCACACAGAAGAAAAACTCATAAGCCACAAACAAGAGGCTGAGGACCTGGCGTCACCCTGCCTCCAGAGTGTGTCCATCTGCACCCAAGCGGAAGAGGCCTTCTACGGGGCCCACGTGATCATCATCCTGGATGACCATGTGGACAAGGAGATATACAGTCTGGAAGACTGCATTCGCAGAAAAGCTCCTCTGTGTCAGCTCTACGGATCCTTGATTGAGAAAAATGCTCACAATTTTGCCAAAATTATTGTGGGAGGGAAAACCTTTGTGAATCTCAAAACAGCTTTGCTTATGAAATATGCCCCAACCTTTGCCCGCAATATTATCGCAGTGGCCTTGGGTGTGGAAGGCCAAGCGAAGGCAGCACTGGCCAGGAAACTGAAAATTACTCCCTCAT GCATCAAAGATGTGATCATTTGGGGTAATATTAGTGGAAATAACTACGTTGATCTGAGAAAAGCCAAGGTTTACAGATATGAGAGCGCTATTTGGGGACCTCCGCACTATTCACGCCctgttttaagcctgctttttgaTAG GGAGTGGGTAAACAGAGAGTTTGTGGTAAGTCTTAAAACGCTGACTGCCACAGGAAGACAATTTGGAGGCATGTTAGCTGCGCACAGTATAGCCACTACGCTGAAATACTGGTGCCATGGCTCACCCCCTGGGGAGATTGTGTCTCTAGGGGTACTGAGTGAAG GCCAGTTTGGTATTCCTAAAGGGATTGtcttttctatgcctgtgaaATTTGAGAATGGAACTTGGGTGGTTCTTACAGAtctcaaaaatacagaaataagtcAACAAGTAGTGACCAGAATGGCAAATGATCTAATTCAG GAGCAACTTGTTGCACTTGGAGAGTTGGCAAATTTTCAGCCATATCAATCAG ATCTCTCTCGGGAAGAACACCAGTCATTgacttggttgttgttcagtccgtcagtcgtgtcagactctgagatcccatga